A section of the Alligator mississippiensis isolate rAllMis1 chromosome 8, rAllMis1, whole genome shotgun sequence genome encodes:
- the FHL1 gene encoding four and a half LIM domains protein 1: MAFHRHTGGPSSYTVGTMSDRFDCHYCRDSLHGKKYVQKDGRHCCVKCFEKFCANTCTECRKPIGADSKELHFKNRYWHDSCFHCTKCYASLVNEPFMLRENNKVWCSNCTAKDEAPRCKGCYKPIIAGDQNVEYKKSVWHKDCFTCYQCKTVIGTGSFFPKGDDIYCVSCHEHKFAKTCAKCKNPITSGGITYQEQPWHSECFVCTSCKKPIGGRRFTAVENDFYCVDCYKECVAKKCAGCQSPITGFGRGSSVVNYEDQSWHDYCFKCKKCSRPLANRRFVCHNQQIYCPECPHRL, encoded by the exons ATGGCTTTCCACAGGCATACAG gCGGGCCCAGCAGCTACACGGTGGGCACCATGTCGGACCGCTTTGACTGCCACTACTGCCGCGACTCGCTGCACGGCAAGAAGTACGTGCAGAAGGACGGGCGCCACTGCTGCGTCAAGTGCTTCGAGAAGTTCTGTGCCAACACCTGCACCGAGTGCCGCAAGCCCATCGGCGCCGACTCCAAG GAGCTGCACTTCAAGAACCGGTACTGGCACGACAGCTGCTTCCACTGCACCAAGTGCTACGCCTCGCTGGTCAATGAGCCCTTCATGCTGCGTGAGAACAACAAGGTCTGGTGCAGCAACTGCACCGCCAAGGACGAGGCCCCCCGCTGCAAGGGCTGCTACAAGCCCATCATCGCAG GTGACCAGAACGTGGAGTACAAGAAGAGCGTGTGGCACAAGGACTGCTTCACCTGCTACCAGTGCAAGACCGTGATCGGCACCGGCAGCTTCTTCCCCAAGGGTGATGACATCTACTGCGTCTCCTGCCACGAGCACAAGTTTGCCAAGACCTGTGCCAAGTGCAAGAAC CCCATCACTTCCGGAGGCATCACctaccaggagcagccctggcactcCGAGTGCTTCGTCTGCACCAGCTGCAAGAAGCCCATTGGCGGGCGGCGCTTCACGGCCGTGGAGAACGACTTCTACTGCGTGGACTGCTACAAGGAGTGCGTCGCCAAGAAGTGCGCGGGCTGCCAAAGCCCCATCACAG GCTTTGGACGGGGATCCAGCGTGGTCAACTATGAAGACCAGTCCTGGCATGATTATTGCTTCAAGTGCAAGAAGTGCTCCCGCCCGCTGGCTAACCGCCGCTTTGTCTGCCATAACCAGCAGATTTACTGCCCCGAGTGTCCCCATAGACTGTGA